Proteins co-encoded in one Streptomyces sp. JH34 genomic window:
- a CDS encoding RNA polymerase sigma factor yields MLGDDAELTAAVLAAQDGDEDAFRTVYRAVHPRLLGYIRTLVGEPDAEDVASESWLQIARDIDRFSGDADRFRGWAARIARNRSLDHIRMRGRRPAIGGDESELEGEAAESDTAGEALESLATGRAMSLIAQLPQDQAEAVVLRVVIGLDAKSAARTLGKRPGAVRTAAHRGLKRLAELLGADPGPEDGLPAAGAELDAVPPQRPGRQGAVTPAGVTHSRPWTQKDM; encoded by the coding sequence GTGCTGGGGGACGACGCGGAGTTGACTGCCGCGGTGCTCGCGGCGCAGGACGGGGACGAGGACGCCTTCCGTACTGTGTACCGCGCTGTGCACCCACGGCTGCTGGGCTACATACGGACGCTGGTCGGTGAACCGGACGCCGAGGACGTGGCGTCGGAGTCCTGGCTGCAGATAGCGCGTGACATCGACCGGTTCAGCGGCGACGCGGACCGGTTCCGCGGCTGGGCGGCCCGGATCGCGCGCAACCGCTCGCTCGATCACATACGGATGCGGGGCAGGCGCCCGGCGATCGGCGGTGACGAGAGCGAACTGGAGGGCGAGGCGGCCGAGTCCGACACGGCGGGGGAGGCCCTGGAGTCACTGGCGACCGGACGCGCCATGTCCCTGATCGCGCAGCTGCCGCAGGACCAGGCCGAGGCGGTCGTCCTCCGCGTGGTGATCGGTCTCGACGCGAAGAGCGCCGCGCGGACCCTGGGCAAGCGCCCCGGCGCCGTGCGCACCGCCGCCCACCGAGGACTGAAGAGGCTGGCGGAACTGCTGGGCGCCGACCCGGGGCCGGAGGACGGCCTTCCGGCGGCAGGGGCGGAGCTCGACGCGGTACCCCCGCAGCGCCCCGGCCGCCAGGGCGCGGTGACGCCCGCCGGTGTGACGCATTCGCGTCCGTGGACGCAGAAGGACATGTGA
- a CDS encoding glycoside hydrolase family 20 protein yields the protein MSPSRAPLVAGAAVAVAAAVTLTVVVWPDGSGPQNGASASAGTSASPSPTRSYPLSTTPRTIPAVREHTAARGPGWKPSKDSAVVAADPELVDEAKLLAGELKIGYRGEKSPRSGDVELALAASGKGDPESYTLKTEGDRVRISGPGEAGVFYGTRTLKQSLNTDGTVPEGVVDDTPDRPQRGLNLDIARKHYTADWIEDRLREMADLKLNQLGLHFSDDQAFRIESDSHPEVVSEEHLTKAEVRRILKLAQSLHITVVGEIDSPGHLGAVLRAHPDLQLRNTQGVARQGAIDISKDGSAKIVDDLLNEYAELFPGDWFHVGADEYQALTVSSPQASYPQLAAAAREKYGTDATVQDLAEGWLNDRAAVIRKAEKIPKAWNDGFFSGGTVTADKGIEVEYWTGKEIGARPPQDYLAEGRKVVNLNDEYLYYVLGEPNDFTYPTGKRIYEQWTPFVLRGTEPVSERYSKQILGGRFAVWGDFPNAQTQAQVAAGIRMPLNAVSQKLWDPREPKLTWAQFEQLADETR from the coding sequence ATGTCGCCCTCACGCGCACCCCTGGTGGCCGGCGCAGCCGTCGCGGTGGCAGCCGCCGTCACCCTCACCGTCGTCGTCTGGCCCGACGGCTCCGGCCCGCAGAACGGCGCCTCGGCCTCGGCCGGCACGTCCGCCTCGCCGTCACCCACCCGGAGCTACCCGCTCTCCACGACGCCGCGGACCATACCCGCGGTCCGGGAACACACCGCCGCACGCGGTCCCGGCTGGAAGCCGTCGAAGGACAGCGCGGTCGTCGCGGCCGACCCCGAGCTCGTGGACGAGGCGAAGCTGCTCGCCGGGGAGCTGAAGATCGGCTACCGGGGCGAGAAGTCCCCCCGGTCCGGTGACGTCGAGCTGGCCCTCGCGGCCTCCGGCAAGGGGGACCCCGAGTCGTACACGCTGAAGACCGAGGGTGACCGGGTCAGGATCAGCGGGCCCGGCGAGGCCGGCGTCTTCTACGGGACCCGCACCCTCAAGCAGTCCCTGAACACCGACGGCACCGTGCCCGAGGGCGTCGTCGACGACACGCCCGACAGGCCGCAGCGGGGGCTCAACCTCGACATCGCGCGCAAGCACTACACCGCGGACTGGATCGAGGACCGGCTGCGCGAGATGGCCGACCTCAAGCTCAACCAGCTCGGCCTCCACTTCTCCGACGACCAGGCCTTCCGGATCGAGTCCGACTCGCACCCCGAGGTGGTCTCCGAGGAGCACCTCACCAAGGCCGAGGTCCGCCGCATCCTGAAGCTCGCCCAGAGCCTCCACATCACGGTCGTCGGCGAGATCGACTCCCCGGGACACCTGGGTGCCGTCCTGCGCGCCCACCCCGACCTCCAGCTGCGCAACACGCAGGGCGTCGCACGGCAGGGCGCCATCGACATCTCGAAGGACGGGTCGGCGAAGATCGTCGACGACCTGCTGAACGAGTACGCCGAACTCTTCCCCGGCGACTGGTTCCACGTGGGCGCGGACGAGTACCAGGCCCTCACCGTCAGCAGCCCGCAGGCCTCCTACCCGCAGCTCGCCGCGGCCGCGCGCGAGAAGTACGGCACCGACGCCACCGTCCAGGACCTGGCGGAGGGCTGGCTGAACGACCGCGCCGCCGTCATCCGCAAGGCCGAGAAGATCCCGAAGGCCTGGAACGACGGGTTCTTCAGCGGCGGGACGGTCACCGCGGACAAGGGCATCGAGGTCGAGTACTGGACGGGCAAGGAGATCGGCGCCCGGCCTCCGCAGGACTACCTCGCCGAGGGCCGCAAGGTGGTCAACCTCAACGACGAGTACCTCTACTACGTGCTCGGCGAGCCCAACGACTTCACCTATCCGACGGGCAAGCGGATCTACGAGCAGTGGACCCCGTTCGTCCTGCGCGGGACCGAGCCCGTGTCCGAGCGCTACTCGAAGCAGATCCTGGGCGGCCGGTTCGCGGTCTGGGGCGACTTCCCGAACGCGCAGACACAGGCGCAGGTGGCGGCAGGGATCCGGATGCCGCTCAACGCGGTCTCCCAGAAACTGTGGGACCCGCGTGAGCCGAAGCTGACCTGGGCGCAGTTCGAGCAGCTGGCCGACGAGACCCGCTGA
- the sdhC gene encoding succinate dehydrogenase, cytochrome b556 subunit — MPAGTLYRGREGMWSWVAHRVTGVLIFFFLFVHVLDTALVRVSPEAYDDVVATYKTPLVALLEYGLVAAILFHALNGLRIVAVDFWSKGARYQKQMLWTVLGIWIVLMVGALYPVLGHAVREVFGS; from the coding sequence GTGCCGGCTGGAACGCTGTACCGCGGCCGGGAAGGCATGTGGTCCTGGGTGGCTCATCGAGTCACCGGTGTCCTCATTTTCTTCTTCCTGTTCGTACACGTCCTTGACACCGCCCTCGTGCGTGTCTCCCCCGAGGCGTACGACGACGTCGTGGCCACCTACAAGACCCCGCTCGTGGCGCTCCTCGAGTACGGCCTGGTGGCCGCGATCCTCTTCCACGCGCTGAACGGTCTCCGCATCGTCGCCGTGGACTTCTGGTCCAAGGGCGCCCGCTATCAGAAGCAGATGCTCTGGACCGTGCTGGGAATCTGGATCGTGCTGATGGTGGGGGCCCTGTACCCCGTCCTCGGTCACGCCGTACGTGAAGTCTTCGGGAGCTGA
- a CDS encoding succinate dehydrogenase hydrophobic membrane anchor subunit, with product MSTETPTSTSAIGDVEGVSLYDVDNPAPVIEPPRKRTGRTPKGSRTNFEMYAWLFMRLSGIVLVVLVIGHLLIQLVLDGGVSKIGFAFVAGRWASPFWQVWDLAMLWLAMLHGANGLRTVINDYAERDNTRFWLKMLLYTATVFTVLLGTLVIFTFDPNIR from the coding sequence ATGTCCACCGAGACACCTACTTCCACTTCCGCGATCGGTGACGTCGAAGGCGTGAGCCTGTACGACGTCGACAACCCGGCCCCGGTCATCGAGCCCCCGCGCAAGCGCACGGGCAGGACCCCCAAGGGTTCGCGCACCAACTTCGAGATGTACGCCTGGCTCTTCATGCGCCTGTCGGGCATCGTGCTGGTCGTCCTCGTCATCGGTCACCTGCTGATCCAGCTGGTGCTCGACGGCGGCGTGTCGAAGATCGGCTTCGCCTTCGTCGCGGGCCGCTGGGCCTCGCCGTTCTGGCAGGTATGGGACCTGGCGATGCTGTGGCTCGCCATGCTCCACGGCGCCAACGGCCTCCGTACGGTCATCAACGACTACGCCGAACGGGACAACACCCGCTTCTGGCTGAAGATGCTCCTGTACACCGCCACGGTGTTCACCGTCCTGCTGGGCACGCTGGTGATCTTCACCTTCGACCCGAACATCCGCTAG
- the sdhA gene encoding succinate dehydrogenase flavoprotein subunit yields MQIHKYDTVIVGAGGAGMRAAIESTKRSRTAVLTKLYPTRSHTGAAQGGMAAALANVEEDNWEWHTFDTIKGGDYLVDQDAAEILAKEAIDAVLDLEKMGLPFGRTPEGKIDQRRFGGHSRNHGEAPVRRACYSGDRTGHMILQTLYQNCVKEGVEFFNEFYVLDQLVVEENGVKKSAGVVAYELATGEIHVFQAKSVIYASGGTGKFFKVTSNAHTLTGDGQAACYRRGLPLEDMEFFQFHPTGIWRMGILLTEGARGEGGILRNKDGERFMEKYAPVMKDLASRDVVSRSIYTEIREGRGCGPEGDHVYLDLTHLPPEQLDAKLPDITEFARTYLGIEPYTDPIPIQPTAHYAMGGIPTNVEGEVLADNTTVVPGLYAAGEVACVSVHGANRLGTNSLLDINVFGRRSGIAAAEYSAKNDFVELPENPAQLVQDQVERLRNSTGTERVHALRTELQECMDANVMVFRTEQTIKTAVEKIAELRARYLNVSIQDKGKRFNTDLLEAIELGNLLDLAEVMATSALARKESRGGHYREDYPNRDDVNFMRHTMAYREVADDGTESIRLDYKPVVTTRYQPMERKY; encoded by the coding sequence ATGCAGATCCACAAGTACGACACCGTCATCGTCGGCGCAGGCGGCGCCGGTATGCGCGCGGCCATCGAGTCGACCAAGCGCAGCCGCACCGCCGTGCTCACGAAGCTCTACCCCACCCGCTCCCACACGGGCGCCGCGCAGGGCGGCATGGCCGCCGCGCTGGCCAACGTGGAGGAGGACAACTGGGAGTGGCACACCTTCGACACGATCAAGGGCGGCGACTACCTGGTCGACCAGGACGCCGCCGAGATCCTCGCGAAGGAGGCCATCGACGCCGTCCTCGACCTGGAGAAGATGGGCCTGCCGTTCGGCCGTACGCCCGAGGGCAAGATCGACCAGCGCCGGTTCGGCGGTCACTCCCGCAACCACGGCGAGGCCCCGGTCCGCCGCGCCTGCTACTCGGGCGACCGCACCGGCCACATGATCCTCCAGACGCTGTACCAGAACTGCGTCAAGGAGGGCGTGGAGTTCTTCAACGAGTTCTACGTCCTGGACCAGCTGGTCGTCGAGGAGAACGGCGTCAAGAAGTCCGCCGGCGTCGTCGCCTACGAGCTGGCCACCGGCGAGATCCACGTCTTCCAGGCGAAGTCGGTCATCTACGCCTCGGGCGGCACCGGCAAGTTCTTCAAGGTGACGTCGAACGCGCACACCCTGACCGGTGACGGCCAGGCCGCCTGCTACCGCCGGGGTCTGCCGCTGGAGGACATGGAGTTCTTCCAGTTCCACCCGACGGGCATCTGGCGCATGGGCATCCTGCTGACGGAGGGCGCCCGTGGTGAGGGCGGCATCCTCCGCAACAAGGACGGCGAGCGCTTCATGGAGAAGTACGCGCCGGTCATGAAGGACCTCGCGTCCCGTGACGTCGTGTCCCGCTCCATCTACACGGAGATCCGTGAGGGCCGCGGCTGCGGTCCCGAGGGCGACCACGTCTACCTCGACCTCACGCACCTCCCGCCGGAGCAGCTGGACGCGAAGCTCCCGGACATCACGGAGTTCGCGCGCACGTACCTCGGCATCGAGCCCTACACGGACCCGATCCCGATCCAGCCGACCGCGCACTACGCCATGGGCGGCATCCCGACCAACGTCGAGGGCGAGGTGCTGGCCGACAACACCACCGTCGTCCCGGGCCTGTACGCCGCCGGCGAGGTCGCCTGTGTCTCCGTGCACGGCGCCAACCGTCTGGGCACCAACTCGCTGCTCGACATCAACGTCTTCGGACGCCGCTCGGGTATCGCCGCCGCCGAGTACTCCGCGAAGAACGACTTCGTCGAGCTTCCCGAGAACCCGGCCCAGCTGGTCCAGGACCAGGTCGAGCGGCTGCGTAACTCCACGGGCACCGAGCGGGTCCACGCGCTCCGCACGGAGCTGCAGGAGTGCATGGACGCCAACGTGATGGTGTTCCGCACCGAGCAGACCATCAAGACGGCGGTCGAGAAGATCGCCGAGCTGCGCGCGCGCTACCTCAACGTGTCCATCCAGGACAAGGGCAAGCGGTTCAACACCGACCTGCTGGAGGCCATCGAGCTGGGCAACCTGCTCGACCTGGCCGAGGTCATGGCGACCTCCGCGCTGGCCCGCAAGGAGTCCCGCGGCGGTCACTACCGCGAGGACTACCCGAACCGCGACGACGTCAACTTCATGCGCCACACCATGGCGTACCGCGAGGTCGCGGACGACGGCACCGAGTCGATCCGGCTCGACTACAAGCCGGTCGTCACGACCCGCTACCAGCCGATGGAGCGTAAGTACTGA
- a CDS encoding succinate dehydrogenase iron-sulfur subunit, with amino-acid sequence MATPTLEKSDKAPEPEAGFADTPYITATFRIRRFNPEVSDEVEWQDFQLSIDPKERVLDALHKIKWEQDGTLTFRRSCAHGICGSDAMRINGKNRLACKTLIKDINPEKPITVEAIKGLTVLKDLVVDMDPFFQAYRDVMPFLVTKGNEPTRERLQSPEDRERFDDTTKCILCAACTSSCPVFWNDGQYFGPAAIVNAHRFIFDSRDEAGEQRLEILNDRDGVWRCRTTFNCTDACPRGIEVTKAIQEVKRALITRRF; translated from the coding sequence ATGGCTACCCCCACCCTGGAGAAGTCGGACAAGGCCCCCGAGCCCGAGGCCGGCTTCGCCGACACCCCGTACATCACGGCCACGTTCCGGATCCGCCGCTTCAACCCCGAGGTCTCCGACGAGGTCGAGTGGCAGGACTTCCAGCTCTCGATCGACCCGAAGGAGCGTGTGCTCGACGCCCTTCACAAGATCAAGTGGGAGCAGGACGGCACGCTGACCTTCCGGCGTTCCTGCGCGCACGGCATCTGCGGCTCCGACGCGATGCGGATCAACGGCAAGAACAGGCTCGCCTGCAAGACGCTGATCAAGGACATCAACCCGGAGAAGCCGATCACGGTCGAGGCCATCAAGGGCCTCACGGTCCTCAAGGACCTCGTGGTCGACATGGACCCGTTCTTCCAGGCCTACCGCGACGTCATGCCGTTCCTCGTCACCAAGGGGAACGAGCCGACGCGTGAGCGCCTGCAGTCCCCCGAGGACCGCGAGCGCTTCGACGACACCACCAAGTGCATCCTGTGCGCCGCGTGCACGTCCTCGTGCCCGGTGTTCTGGAACGACGGCCAGTACTTCGGCCCGGCGGCGATCGTCAACGCGCACCGCTTCATCTTCGACTCGCGTGACGAGGCCGGGGAGCAGCGCCTGGAGATCCTCAACGACCGTGACGGTGTGTGGCGTTGCCGCACGACGTTCAACTGCACGGACGCCTGCCCGCGTGGCATCGAGGTCACCAAGGCGATCCAGGAAGTGAAGCGCGCGCTGATCACCCGTCGCTTCTGA
- a CDS encoding TetR family transcriptional regulator: MVEQEKNAADADGAKPAGKSRAPKSEQTRTLILETALRLFEERGYDRTTMRAIAQEAGVSVGNAYYYFSSKEHLVQGFYDRLAAEHEAAVQPVLAGDRDLTVRIRGVLLCWLDVAGQYHRFATQFFKNAADPDSPLSPFSEDSAAAREAVISLHERCLSGSSAKADPELARLLPQLMWLMQMGLVLFWVYDRSEGTERSRRLVERTAPIAARAIALSRFRVLRPLVRQIHDVLVEFMPGAPSRGARDVRSS; this comes from the coding sequence GTGGTGGAGCAAGAGAAGAACGCGGCGGACGCGGACGGCGCGAAGCCGGCCGGGAAGTCCAGGGCGCCGAAGAGCGAGCAGACCCGCACCCTGATCCTGGAGACCGCGCTGCGGCTCTTCGAGGAGCGCGGCTACGACCGGACCACGATGCGGGCCATCGCCCAGGAGGCCGGTGTCTCCGTCGGGAACGCGTATTACTACTTCTCCTCGAAGGAGCACCTGGTCCAGGGCTTCTACGACCGGCTGGCCGCCGAGCACGAGGCGGCGGTACAGCCCGTACTCGCCGGGGACAGGGACCTCACCGTACGCATCCGGGGCGTGCTGCTCTGCTGGCTGGACGTGGCCGGGCAGTACCACCGCTTCGCCACGCAGTTCTTCAAGAACGCGGCGGACCCGGACAGCCCGCTCTCCCCGTTCTCGGAGGATTCCGCCGCGGCACGCGAAGCGGTCATCTCCCTGCACGAACGCTGCCTTTCGGGCTCCTCGGCCAAGGCGGACCCGGAACTGGCGCGGCTGCTGCCGCAGTTGATGTGGCTTATGCAGATGGGCCTGGTGCTGTTCTGGGTCTACGACCGGTCCGAGGGCACGGAACGCAGCCGTCGGCTCGTCGAACGCACCGCGCCGATCGCCGCGCGGGCGATCGCGCTCTCCCGTTTCCGGGTACTGCGACCGCTCGTGCGGCAAATCCACGACGTCCTGGTGGAGTTCATGCCCGGGGCGCCCTCGCGGGGCGCGCGGGACGTCAGATCCAGCTGA
- a CDS encoding ABC transporter substrate-binding protein, with protein sequence MRIIRLRILAILAVLVIAGVGAWQLLPSDEADQAPITVGTSDEVTSLDPAGAYDAGSWAIYSNLYQSLMTFRSGAVVPEPDAAESCGFIGQKLQTYQCRLRDDLTFSDGRKVTAADVKYSFDRMLKIKADVGPSVLFPSLDSIVSEGRTITFNLSSRDATFPQKLATGAGSIVDPAEYPKDRLRTDNQVDGSGPYTLKSYEPGVLAELVPNPAYKGALKKTGGAVDIRYFEGSEALQAAWTAGDVDVTHRQLPAGKLAELDPGAGEQRVTEADSAEIRNLVFNVREGSPLADKKVRQAVAWLIDRGPLVTRVYRNTVEPLYSLIPQGYIGHSTPFFDSYPQSDPDRARKLMREAGVTLPLHITFAHRDDDANKEESAELVRQLEKDGLFEVTEKAVEWQAFQKGYAAGEYDAYTLGWLPDFPDPDTFSQPLVGRDSSLHNGYTSTKMDALISATQQYSDRGRTSADFKELQELVGKDVPLIPLWQKKDYVVSKQSVSGSQYLSDGTGLWRLWELSWI encoded by the coding sequence ATGCGGATCATCCGTCTACGGATTCTCGCGATTCTGGCGGTATTGGTCATCGCGGGCGTGGGCGCCTGGCAGCTGCTTCCCTCGGACGAGGCCGACCAGGCACCGATCACGGTCGGTACGTCCGACGAGGTCACCTCGCTCGACCCCGCCGGCGCCTACGACGCGGGCTCCTGGGCGATCTACAGCAACCTCTACCAGTCCCTGATGACGTTCAGGTCCGGGGCGGTCGTGCCGGAGCCGGACGCGGCCGAGAGCTGCGGGTTCATCGGCCAGAAGCTCCAGACGTACCAGTGCAGGCTGCGGGACGACCTGACGTTCTCCGACGGCCGCAAGGTCACCGCCGCCGACGTGAAGTACTCCTTCGACCGGATGCTGAAGATCAAGGCGGACGTCGGCCCGTCGGTGCTGTTCCCCAGCCTCGACTCCATCGTGTCCGAGGGCCGCACGATCACGTTCAACCTCTCGTCCCGGGACGCGACGTTCCCCCAGAAGCTGGCCACGGGCGCCGGGTCCATCGTCGACCCCGCCGAATACCCGAAGGACAGGCTCCGCACGGACAACCAGGTCGACGGATCGGGACCGTACACGCTGAAGTCGTACGAGCCCGGCGTGCTCGCCGAGCTGGTGCCCAACCCGGCGTACAAGGGCGCTCTGAAGAAGACGGGCGGCGCGGTCGACATCCGCTACTTCGAGGGTTCCGAGGCGCTCCAGGCCGCCTGGACGGCCGGCGACGTGGACGTCACGCACCGTCAGCTGCCCGCCGGGAAGCTCGCCGAGCTCGACCCGGGCGCCGGCGAACAGCGCGTCACCGAGGCGGACAGCGCCGAGATCCGCAACCTCGTCTTCAACGTCCGTGAGGGATCGCCGCTGGCGGACAAGAAGGTCCGCCAGGCCGTCGCCTGGCTCATCGACCGCGGGCCGCTGGTCACCAGGGTCTACCGGAACACCGTGGAGCCGCTCTACTCGCTGATCCCGCAGGGGTACATCGGGCACAGCACCCCCTTCTTCGACTCCTACCCGCAGTCGGACCCGGACCGGGCCAGGAAGCTGATGCGGGAGGCGGGTGTGACCCTCCCGTTGCACATCACCTTCGCCCACCGCGACGACGACGCCAACAAGGAGGAGTCCGCCGAGCTGGTCCGCCAGCTGGAGAAGGACGGGCTGTTCGAGGTCACGGAGAAGGCCGTGGAGTGGCAGGCGTTCCAGAAGGGGTACGCGGCCGGCGAGTACGACGCGTACACGCTGGGCTGGCTTCCCGACTTCCCGGACCCCGACACCTTCAGCCAGCCGCTGGTCGGCCGCGACAGCTCCCTCCACAACGGTTACACCAGCACCAAGATGGACGCACTGATCTCCGCCACGCAGCAGTACAGCGACCGCGGCCGGACCTCGGCCGACTTCAAGGAGCTGCAGGAACTGGTCGGCAAGGACGTCCCGCTGATCCCGCTGTGGCAGAAGAAGGACTACGTCGTCAGCAAGCAGTCCGTGTCCGGATCCCAGTACCTCTCCGACGGCACCGGGCTCTGGCGGCTGTGGGAACTCAGCTGGATCTGA